The Rhopalosiphum maidis isolate BTI-1 chromosome 1, ASM367621v3, whole genome shotgun sequence genome has a segment encoding these proteins:
- the LOC113550173 gene encoding TBC1 domain family member 13-like, with the protein MKEHAEADCFFVFTNLMSEIRDFFIKTLDETDTGIVNMMRKVTDRLKENDPVVQSYLVKNEIYPHTIVLDHYLIQPTKI; encoded by the exons atgaaag agCATGCTGAGGCTGACTGTTTTTTTGTCTTTACTAATCTTATGTCTGAAATTCGTGATTTTTTCATAAAGACATTAGATGAAACAGACACTGGAATTGTGAACATGATGCGTAAAGTCACAGACAGGTTGAAAGAAAATGACCCAGTTGTTCAAAGTTATTTAgtcaaaaatgaaatttatccACATACTATAGTTTTAG atcaCTATTTAATTCAacctacaaaaatataa